A genomic region of Micromonospora sp. NBRC 110009 contains the following coding sequences:
- a CDS encoding MBL fold metallo-hydrolase has translation MRQITVLGSSGAFPEPGRACSGFAVDWDGYRLALDLGYATLPRLLRHWPDGAVDAVVITHEHPDHCIDLHGLFRMRFYGEHGEPRLPLYCPPGVLDRLSGLEPDVDLHAVFDVHLLPGSYRVGPFDLIGLSLPHYVPNAGIRIQADGIAFAYSGDTGPTPALAELGRDADLFVVEATDREGETSRPTRNLMTSTEAGLWARRAGARRLMLTHFWPGNDRAAAVAVAQVEFDGVVLAAEEDLTLILGTPDR, from the coding sequence ATGCGACAGATCACCGTGCTCGGCAGTTCTGGCGCCTTTCCCGAGCCGGGCCGTGCTTGTAGCGGTTTCGCAGTGGACTGGGACGGCTACCGCTTGGCGCTTGACCTGGGCTACGCCACGCTGCCGCGGTTGCTCAGGCACTGGCCAGATGGTGCAGTGGACGCTGTCGTCATCACTCATGAGCATCCTGACCACTGCATTGACCTGCACGGGCTGTTCCGGATGCGGTTCTATGGCGAGCATGGGGAACCACGGCTGCCGTTGTACTGCCCGCCAGGTGTGCTCGACCGGCTCAGCGGCTTGGAGCCCGATGTCGACCTACATGCAGTCTTCGACGTGCACCTGCTGCCCGGCAGCTACCGGGTCGGGCCGTTTGACCTCATCGGACTGTCACTCCCGCACTACGTGCCCAACGCAGGCATCCGTATCCAGGCCGACGGGATAGCCTTTGCCTACTCCGGGGACACCGGCCCGACGCCCGCGCTGGCCGAACTGGGCCGTGACGCCGACCTGTTCGTCGTCGAGGCCACCGACCGCGAGGGCGAGACTAGCCGCCCCACACGCAATCTCATGACCTCCACCGAGGCCGGTCTCTGGGCTCGTCGGGCGGGTGCCCGCCGACTGATGCTCACCCACTTTTGGCCAGGCAATGACCGGGCAGCCGCAGTGGCCGTCGCGCAGGTGGAGTTCGACGGTGTTGTGCTAGCGGCCGAAGAAGACCTCACCCTCATACTCGGGACACCAGATCGCTGA